The sequence below is a genomic window from Kitasatospora kifunensis.
TCGACGTAGGCGAGCAGCGCGCCGTTGTACTCCGGCAGCACGCTCAGCTTGCCGTCCTTGATCTGCCCGTAGAGCAGTTCTCGGCTGCCGATGTTGAACTTCTCGGTCACCTTGACGCCCTTGGCCTGCAGCGCCTGCGAGTAGATCGAGGCGAGCAGCACGTTCTCCGGGTAGTTCGCCGACCCGACCACCACGGTCGAGTTGCTGCCGGAGGCTTGGGAACCGCCGCCCAGCGGATTGCTCGACGAGGAGCTGGAGCAGGCGCTGGCGGCCAGCGCGACGGCGCTGAGCAGGACGACGGAGCTGGCGGCACGCGAACGCGAACGCATGGGAAAGACCTCTCCAGGATGAAAGATTGAGCGGGAAGAGCTGAGGAGCCGGCCGAGCTGAGGTCAGCGCCGCTGCCGCAGCCCGGCCGGTAGCGCGAAGCGGCTCAGCGCCGCGAAGAACAGTTGGGCGGCCACCGCGAGCAGCACCACGAGCAGCGCGCCGCCGATGGTCTGCGGGAAGTCCTGGGTGGCCAGCCCGTCCACCACGTAGCGGCCCAGGCCCCCCAGACCCACGTAGGCGGCCACCGTGGCGGTCGCGATCACCTGGACGGTGGCGGTGCGCAGGCCCGCCAGCAGTGCGGGCAGCGCCCACGGCACGCAGACCTGCCAGAGCACCTGAGGGTGTGTCAGGCCGATGCCCCGGGCGGCGTCACGCAGGTCGGGGTCGGTGCCGCGCACCCCCTCGCAGGCGGCGACCAGCAGCACCGGGGCGGCCAACGCCACCAGCGGGACCAGGACGGCGGTGTCGCCGACCCCGGCCACCAGCACCGAGAGGGTCACCAGGCCCAGAGTGGGCAGTGCGCGGGCCGCGCCGGTCAGCGCGGTCACCAGGGCCGCCGCCCGGCCGGTGTAGCCGAGTAGCAGGCCGAGCGGCACCGCGATCAGGAACGCGAGACCGAGCGCCTCGCCGCAGAGCACCAGGTGTTCGGTGACCCGGTGCACGATCGAGTCCGGGCCGTGCAGCCGGTCCGGATCGGTGAAGAACTTCGACAGCCAACCGCCCCAGTTCATCGCCCCACCGCCTTTTCCCGGACCGCCCACGGTGCCAGCAGCCGACGGGCCAGCAGCAGTACCGCGTCGGTGACCAGCGCCAGCAGCGCCACCAGCACGATGCCCGCCACGATCGGGGTCGGGAAGGTGCGCTGGAATCCGTCGATGAAGAGATAACCGAGCCCGCCGCGCCCCACCAGCGCGCCCACGCTGGCCAGCGAGATGCTGGAGACCGCGGCCACCCGCAGGCCCGCCACCAGATACGGCACGGCGGAGGGCAGTTCGACCGCCGCCAGTCGTCGCCAGGGCCCGTAGCCCAGCGCGGTGGCCGCCTGGCGCACCGGCTCGGGCACTGCGCGCAGCCCGTCCACCGTGGTGGGCAGCAGCACGGCGAGCGCGTAGCAGGTCAGCGGGATCATCACGGTGGCCTGGGTGGCCAGCCCGGTGTACGGGATCAACACGACGAAGACCGCGAGCGAGGGCAGCGCGTAGACGACGTTGAAGACCGCGGCCAGCGGCTGGTAGAGGCGCGGGAAGCGGGTGCAGAGCAGGCCGAGGGGGAGCGCGAGGGCCAGCCCGAACAGGACCGGGACCAGCGAGATCACGGCGTGGTCGCGCAGCAGACCCCAGAGGTAGCCGAGGTGGTCGTGGATCCAGTTCCACCGGACCAGGGGCTCACCGTCCATGGCCGGCTCCGCTGTTGCCGGCCGGGTCGGCGGCTATGCCGGGGGCGCCGGTCGGCGCTCCGGCACCGTTGACCTCGCTGATCCCGTCCGTCAGTGCCGGCGCCTGCGGCCCGGCCGCGTCCAGCGCGTCGAGCACCGCCGCGCGCGGGGCCAGCCCCACCACCCGGCCCGCCGCGTCCACCGCCACCGCCGCCCGGGCGGGGGAGAGCACCGCGCTGTCCAGCGCGGTGCGCAGGGTGTCCGTGCCCGGCCGGTAGACGGCGACCTGGCGGATCGTCTCGGTATCGGCGGCGGTATCGGCGGTGGTGCCGGTGGCGGCAGCGGCGTCCGGACCGCGCCACCCGGTGGGCCGTCCGTCCGCGTCCACGCTGAGCGTCCAGCCCTCGAACGGCAGCGTGTGCGGCACCAGGGCGATCCCCGCCGCCGGGCGCAGTCCGAGCCCGCGCAGGCCGCGGTCGCGACCGAGGAAGGCGGCCACCAACTCGTCGGCGGGCGCGCTGAGCAGCGTGGCCGGGTCGGCCACCTGCCCGATCTCGCCGTGCTCGCGCAGCACCACGATCTGGTCGCCGAGCCGCACCGCTTCCTCGATGTCGTGGGTGACGAAGAGCACGGTCTTGTTCAGCTCGCCCTGCAGCCGCAGCAGTTCCTCCTGCAGCCCGGCCCGCACCACCGGGTCGACGGCGCTGAACGGCTCGTCCATCAGCAGCAGCGGCGGATCGGCGGCCAGCGCCCTGGCCACCCCGACCCGCTGCTGCTGGCCGCCGGAGAGCTGGAACGGGTAGCGCTTGGCGGTCTCCGGTGCCAGCCCGACCAGTTCGAGCAACTCCATCGCCCGGGCCCGGGCCCGCTTGCGGTCCCAGCCGAGCAGGTAGGGCACGGTGGCGATGTTGTCCAGCACCCGGCGGTGCGGGAAGAGCCCGGCCTGTTGGATCACGTAGCCGATGCCTCGACGCAGTTTGGCGGCTTCCAGCTGGGCGACGTCGGTCCCGTCCAGCAGTACCCGGCCCGAGGTCGGCTCGACCATCCGGTTGACCATCCGCAGGATGGTCGTCTTGCCGCAGCCGGACGGTCCCACCAGCACGGTGGTCTGCCCGGCGGGCACGGTGAGGTCGAGACCCGCCACGGCGATGGTGCCGTCGGGGTGGCGCTTGCCGGCGCCGTCGAATCTGATCACGAAGAATTCCTAGCTGGGGTGCCGGAGCACCGTCGTCGATGGATCGAGTGCGGCGTTGTCAGGGCGGACACCCGTGGCTGCCTGCCCCCGACAGCACCAAGGGAAACCCTGAAATGCGATCGTTGACGGATCCGACACGCCGTCCGGACCTGCCGCGATGTCGGAGTCGCGACCATATCTGGACGATCCGGGACGGGAAGGGCACAGGGTTTGCGCGGATGGACTACGCGCCGTCAGCTCCCGGCACGGTGGGTAGCCCGGCGGCGGCCCAGGCGACGAAGCCGCCGTCCAGATCGGTGGCCCGGTGCAGACCGAGCTCCCGCAGCGAGGCCGCGGCCAGCGAGGAGGCGTAGCCCTCGGAGCAGACCAGCACCACCGGCAGGTCGTAACCGGTCGCCTCGGGAATCCGGTGGCTGCCGGCCGGGTCGAGCCGCCACTCCAGCACATTGCGCTCGATCACCAGCACGCCGGGCAGCTGCCCCTCCCGGGCCCGCTGGGCCGCCGGGCGGATGTCGATCAGCAGCGCCTGCCCGCTCCGCCAGGCTCGGTGGGCCTCCTCGGGCCCCGGGCGGTGGACGCCCTCGCGGGCCCTGGCCACCAGGTCGTCAACGGTCGTCACCACTGGTCCTTCCCCTCTCGTGCGGTCAGTCGCAGGCCGCTGGCCCGCAGTTCGTAGCGGGACATCTCGTCCAAGGGCGGAGAGTACGCGTGCAGAGTGACAGCCGGCCCTCCGGCGGTGTTGCGCACGTCGTGCAGGAACTCGGGCCCGAACGCGCGAGTCGCGCCGGTGGCCAGCCGTCGGGTGCGCAACTCGCCGTCCGCGCCGCCGATCGAGAGCTCCTCCAACTCGCCGAGCGCCACGGTGAACGCGCCGCGCGAGCCGCCGTGGTCGTGGAAGCCGGTGGACTGGCCGGGCAGCCAACTGATCAACCAGACCTCGTGGTCCTCGGCCAGGCTCAGCCGCTCGTACCAGCGCTCGTCGGTGGAGAGGCGGACCTTGCCGATCCACTCCTGCGGCCGTTCGGCCAACTCGGTGACGATGGCGCGCAGCGCGGCGGGGGTGAGCGGGACGATCTCGGCGGTGGACGATTGAGAGGCCGGCTGGGGCGTCGGGGGAGGCGGCGGGTCAGTGCTCACGAGTTCGACACTCATGGGAGTCCTCACAGAAGCTCGGGGTGCGCGCGGCGGCCGACACCGGGGCCGTGGCGGAGGAGCTGCGGCTACGGACGAGCGGAACGCGCCTGATGACGGTGGAGGGCGATGGGCCGCACACCCCGGCAGGTGGTCACAGGGCTGGGCGCGGCGAAGGAGAAGCGGGAGAGCGCAGGCTCAACCGGTCAGCAGGCACACATGTCGCTCGCCTGGCGTCGCAGATCGACGTGCAGGCGGCAGACAAGAGCGGTGCCGTGGTCCATGTTCGAGATAGTGGTAGATCGCCCACCAGGACGTCAAGCCAGCGTGCGGCGGGTCCTGACAGGTGGGACGCCCCGGAGTACGCCCGAATGGACGGTCCTTGACAGTGCCGGCCGCTATCGTGTGAGCACGCCGCGAGGCCGCGGCCGGTCTGTGCGGCGCT
It includes:
- a CDS encoding rhodanese-like domain-containing protein; this translates as MVTTVDDLVARAREGVHRPGPEEAHRAWRSGQALLIDIRPAAQRAREGQLPGVLVIERNVLEWRLDPAGSHRIPEATGYDLPVVLVCSEGYASSLAAASLRELGLHRATDLDGGFVAWAAAGLPTVPGADGA
- a CDS encoding ABC transporter permease: MDGEPLVRWNWIHDHLGYLWGLLRDHAVISLVPVLFGLALALPLGLLCTRFPRLYQPLAAVFNVVYALPSLAVFVVLIPYTGLATQATVMIPLTCYALAVLLPTTVDGLRAVPEPVRQAATALGYGPWRRLAAVELPSAVPYLVAGLRVAAVSSISLASVGALVGRGGLGYLFIDGFQRTFPTPIVAGIVLVALLALVTDAVLLLARRLLAPWAVREKAVGR
- a CDS encoding cysteine dioxygenase; amino-acid sequence: MSVELVSTDPPPPPTPQPASQSSTAEIVPLTPAALRAIVTELAERPQEWIGKVRLSTDERWYERLSLAEDHEVWLISWLPGQSTGFHDHGGSRGAFTVALGELEELSIGGADGELRTRRLATGATRAFGPEFLHDVRNTAGGPAVTLHAYSPPLDEMSRYELRASGLRLTAREGKDQW
- a CDS encoding ABC transporter permease codes for the protein MNWGGWLSKFFTDPDRLHGPDSIVHRVTEHLVLCGEALGLAFLIAVPLGLLLGYTGRAAALVTALTGAARALPTLGLVTLSVLVAGVGDTAVLVPLVALAAPVLLVAACEGVRGTDPDLRDAARGIGLTHPQVLWQVCVPWALPALLAGLRTATVQVIATATVAAYVGLGGLGRYVVDGLATQDFPQTIGGALLVVLLAVAAQLFFAALSRFALPAGLRQRR
- a CDS encoding ABC transporter ATP-binding protein encodes the protein MIRFDGAGKRHPDGTIAVAGLDLTVPAGQTTVLVGPSGCGKTTILRMVNRMVEPTSGRVLLDGTDVAQLEAAKLRRGIGYVIQQAGLFPHRRVLDNIATVPYLLGWDRKRARARAMELLELVGLAPETAKRYPFQLSGGQQQRVGVARALAADPPLLLMDEPFSAVDPVVRAGLQEELLRLQGELNKTVLFVTHDIEEAVRLGDQIVVLREHGEIGQVADPATLLSAPADELVAAFLGRDRGLRGLGLRPAAGIALVPHTLPFEGWTLSVDADGRPTGWRGPDAAAATGTTADTAADTETIRQVAVYRPGTDTLRTALDSAVLSPARAAVAVDAAGRVVGLAPRAAVLDALDAAGPQAPALTDGISEVNGAGAPTGAPGIAADPAGNSGAGHGR